In Symmachiella dynata, the following are encoded in one genomic region:
- a CDS encoding DUF6690 family protein, with protein MRLLISAMIFTAAGFGYMQYKTAPAGEDGITGLFADDEILVDPEIVSETLAEAGDEVVAVSGPQVQDFSEIFRFDLTPNHVMNKWQQVSASLRHLDLQGYRVPLVTGIDDTDLAGSLTYYFDTRQRLRRITFVGTTGNPLRLTHFMTQQYGFRRVVNQDPRRESYAGGPKLGGYYSITPMELIDRDESHANFSIDLRIDI; from the coding sequence ATGCGACTGCTCATTTCAGCAATGATTTTCACGGCGGCCGGTTTCGGCTACATGCAATACAAAACCGCTCCGGCCGGTGAGGATGGGATAACGGGACTGTTCGCTGACGATGAAATTCTGGTCGACCCCGAAATCGTCAGCGAGACATTGGCGGAAGCTGGTGACGAGGTCGTCGCAGTTTCCGGCCCTCAAGTTCAAGATTTTTCCGAGATCTTTCGCTTCGATTTGACGCCCAACCACGTGATGAATAAATGGCAACAAGTCTCCGCCAGCCTGCGGCATTTGGATCTGCAAGGTTATCGCGTGCCGCTAGTGACGGGAATCGATGACACGGATCTGGCTGGAAGCCTAACGTACTATTTCGATACGCGGCAACGTTTACGACGGATCACTTTTGTGGGCACCACGGGAAACCCATTGCGGCTCACGCACTTTATGACACAACAGTACGGTTTTCGTCGGGTCGTGAATCAGGATCCGCGCCGCGAAAGTTATGCCGGCGGCCCCAAACTGGGAGGCTACTACAGCATCACGCCGATGGAGTTGATCGATCGCGACGAATCGCATGCAAACTTCTCCATTGATTTGCGAATCGACATTTGA
- a CDS encoding sulfatase-like hydrolase/transferase, producing MLKILNATAMLILWGAACQLFAAEQRPPNVIIILADDMGYGDAGCYGSETLKTPHLDRLAAEGMRFTDFHSSGAVCSPTRAGLMTGRYQQRAGIPGVVFADPKRNRHHGLQTTEIVLPKLLRQAGYATALFGKWHLGYRKQFNPIHHGFDRFRGFVSGNVDYISHIDGTGVADWWHDDQLTPEEGYTTRLINRNAVEFIEQHRDRPFFLYLAHEAVHSPYQAADDVPVRAVGRKRIPGTARRDIARAYQQMMTEMDNGIGEVLNTLQRLELDRETLVFFFSDNGPTKNGSNGGLRGFKGSLWEGGHRVPAVARWTGHIPPGTVNGTTCISLDLMPTILAIADVEVPEGHHLDGADLSSVLAGEENRLTRPLFWSYRNSSAMRDGNWKLIVDRNNADPQLFNLADDPQEETNLADQQPARVEAMLKSLAAWKADVLSGATKQPER from the coding sequence ATGCTGAAAATTTTGAATGCAACGGCGATGTTGATCCTGTGGGGTGCTGCCTGCCAACTCTTCGCCGCCGAACAGCGCCCACCCAATGTGATCATTATTCTGGCCGACGACATGGGGTACGGTGATGCGGGATGCTACGGCAGTGAGACGTTAAAAACCCCACACTTGGATCGGTTGGCGGCTGAGGGGATGCGGTTCACGGACTTTCATTCCAGCGGTGCCGTCTGTAGCCCGACCCGCGCCGGTCTCATGACCGGCCGCTATCAACAACGTGCTGGTATTCCCGGCGTTGTGTTTGCCGATCCTAAGCGCAATCGACACCACGGTCTGCAGACCACTGAAATCGTGCTTCCAAAATTACTCCGCCAAGCGGGTTATGCGACCGCTTTGTTCGGAAAGTGGCATCTTGGGTATCGCAAGCAGTTCAATCCCATCCACCACGGCTTCGATCGATTTCGGGGATTTGTGAGCGGCAATGTCGATTATATTTCACACATCGACGGCACGGGCGTTGCCGATTGGTGGCACGACGATCAACTCACACCCGAAGAGGGCTACACAACGCGGCTGATCAATCGCAATGCGGTGGAATTCATTGAGCAACATCGTGATCGGCCGTTCTTTCTATATTTGGCGCACGAGGCAGTGCATTCCCCTTACCAGGCGGCGGATGATGTTCCGGTTCGCGCGGTGGGTCGCAAGCGGATTCCTGGCACAGCTCGCAGGGACATTGCCCGCGCCTATCAACAAATGATGACCGAAATGGACAACGGTATCGGTGAGGTGTTGAACACGCTCCAGCGGTTGGAGTTGGACCGGGAGACGTTGGTCTTCTTTTTCTCCGACAACGGACCGACGAAAAACGGTTCCAACGGAGGCTTACGGGGGTTCAAGGGGAGTCTGTGGGAAGGGGGACATCGCGTGCCCGCCGTGGCGCGCTGGACAGGGCACATTCCACCGGGAACCGTCAACGGCACAACGTGTATCAGCCTCGACCTGATGCCCACGATTTTGGCCATCGCCGATGTTGAGGTACCGGAAGGCCATCATCTCGACGGGGCCGATCTTTCGTCAGTCTTGGCCGGGGAAGAAAACCGTCTCACGCGGCCACTCTTTTGGAGCTATCGCAACAGTTCAGCGATGCGCGACGGGAATTGGAAGCTAATCGTCGACCGGAACAATGCGGATCCGCAGCTTTTCAATCTAGCCGACGACCCCCAAGAAGAGACGAACCTGGCCGACCAGCAACCGGCACGCGTTGAGGCGATGCTCAAATCGCTTGCGGCATGGAAGGCGGATGTCCTCAGCGGAGCCACCAAACAGCCGGAGAGATAG
- a CDS encoding MMPL family transporter — MFGKLGKLISGRWKTVFIGWLIFFAFIQWVSPHWKEVALDGEFDHLPKEMDSIQGEKRFAEAFPDDLLASSIVVIVRRENGELNDNDMAFIEEELRTRLETILADIDDVVINEQLAVAEANLGKEEFARRKSSLEAELVRRLEIGPIPESDITQITSIRSPTDDLIGEMLISEDRQAALVIVGLSEKFLEYGNRDTIQRIETLIARPGGELFEEELIPDGLDLQLSGTATVGRDMLEARDESAAATETWTVGLVILLLILIYRAPLLALIPLITVGIANQVSLSLAALLSQFNANDANILFGFRTFVEMHVYMTVILYGAGVDYCLFLIARYKEELDAGADIDQAVSEAVGKVGSALTASALTTAFGIGMMVLAAFGKFRDAGIGIALSLIVVLVASLTLTPTLLRLFGRFAFWPHIRSERITATAGWISGSTLMSMLIELNPLSNGWEKVGQAVLNHPRRLWGWTMALMIPFAAVGVLSWNHLSYGLMSELPSDDASVVGAKAIQGHFPEGTAGPLTVLLANDQMNFNSSDAKEKIAELTAILRGKSDELNIADVRSLSSPFGSHEPSWEGLSGIPLALKRQAVNEKTKEYYVTQVEGLSGDTTRLDVIFNEDPFSKNSIARLDGVEKVIRDFFSKQDEPLKATHMNFIGSTANIRDLKTTTDRDRIVIDVAVLSVVLVILWILLRRFSISLYLILTVFFSYFVTIGFTYVLFWFLESTGEFAGLDWKVPIFLFTFLIAVGEDYNIYLMTRIDEEQQRRGPIEGIRVALLRTGGIISSCGIIMAGTFSSLVLGGTLKGMQQLGFALMFGVLLDTFVVRPILVPAYLVMLHRGDFGKWTWLLGGGTVPTVAEPKSPATDLETPVDNQLQNG; from the coding sequence ATGTTTGGCAAGCTTGGTAAACTGATCAGCGGCCGATGGAAGACCGTCTTCATCGGGTGGTTGATATTCTTTGCCTTCATCCAATGGGTGTCGCCCCATTGGAAAGAAGTGGCGCTGGATGGCGAATTCGATCATCTGCCCAAAGAAATGGACAGCATCCAAGGAGAAAAACGGTTCGCCGAAGCGTTTCCCGACGATCTGTTGGCCAGCAGCATTGTGGTGATCGTGCGCCGCGAAAACGGCGAATTGAACGACAACGACATGGCCTTCATCGAGGAGGAATTACGAACTCGGCTGGAAACCATTTTGGCCGACATCGATGATGTGGTCATCAACGAACAACTGGCCGTTGCTGAAGCAAATTTAGGCAAAGAAGAATTTGCCCGCCGGAAATCATCGCTGGAAGCCGAACTAGTCCGTCGCCTCGAAATCGGTCCGATTCCAGAGAGCGATATCACACAGATCACGTCGATCCGTTCCCCTACGGATGATTTGATTGGCGAAATGTTGATCAGTGAGGACCGGCAAGCGGCGCTCGTCATTGTGGGGCTGTCCGAGAAATTTCTCGAATATGGCAACCGCGATACGATACAGCGGATTGAGACATTGATCGCCAGACCGGGAGGCGAACTGTTCGAAGAAGAACTGATTCCCGATGGTCTCGACTTGCAACTCAGCGGTACGGCAACGGTCGGACGCGATATGCTCGAAGCGCGTGATGAGAGCGCCGCTGCCACGGAGACATGGACCGTTGGCCTAGTGATCCTGCTGCTGATCTTGATCTATCGCGCGCCGCTCTTGGCGCTGATTCCGCTGATTACGGTGGGGATTGCCAACCAAGTCTCGTTGTCGTTGGCCGCCTTGCTATCGCAATTTAATGCCAATGACGCCAATATTTTGTTTGGCTTTCGCACCTTTGTGGAAATGCACGTCTATATGACGGTCATTCTTTATGGGGCGGGCGTCGATTATTGCCTGTTTTTAATTGCTCGTTACAAAGAAGAACTGGACGCCGGCGCCGATATTGACCAGGCGGTCTCAGAAGCAGTCGGAAAAGTCGGGTCGGCACTGACCGCCAGCGCGCTCACCACGGCGTTCGGCATCGGCATGATGGTGCTGGCCGCCTTCGGTAAATTTCGCGACGCCGGCATCGGCATTGCGCTGAGTCTGATCGTTGTTTTGGTCGCTTCGCTGACCTTGACTCCCACTCTGTTGCGATTGTTTGGCCGATTTGCATTTTGGCCACATATTCGTAGTGAACGGATCACCGCGACCGCCGGATGGATTTCCGGCAGCACGCTGATGTCGATGCTGATCGAACTGAATCCTCTCAGTAATGGCTGGGAAAAGGTCGGACAGGCAGTGCTCAATCATCCGCGGAGGCTGTGGGGTTGGACGATGGCGCTCATGATCCCTTTTGCTGCGGTCGGGGTGCTTTCGTGGAATCATCTTAGCTATGGGCTGATGTCAGAATTGCCGTCGGACGATGCTAGCGTTGTGGGTGCCAAAGCCATACAGGGGCATTTTCCGGAAGGGACGGCGGGACCGCTGACGGTGTTGTTGGCAAACGATCAGATGAATTTCAATAGCAGCGATGCCAAGGAAAAAATCGCTGAGTTGACCGCAATACTGCGAGGAAAAAGCGATGAGTTGAATATCGCCGACGTTCGCAGTCTCTCTTCCCCGTTTGGTAGTCATGAACCGAGTTGGGAGGGACTTTCAGGCATTCCACTTGCTTTAAAACGGCAAGCGGTCAATGAGAAGACCAAGGAGTATTACGTCACGCAAGTTGAGGGCTTGAGCGGCGACACCACGCGATTGGATGTGATCTTCAACGAAGATCCATTTTCCAAAAACAGCATCGCGCGGCTGGATGGCGTGGAAAAAGTCATCCGCGATTTTTTTTCCAAACAAGACGAACCGCTCAAAGCGACCCATATGAATTTCATCGGGTCCACGGCGAACATCCGCGATTTAAAGACGACCACGGACCGCGATCGAATTGTGATCGATGTCGCCGTGTTGTCCGTCGTGTTGGTGATTCTCTGGATTTTGCTCCGCCGGTTCTCGATCTCGTTGTATTTGATTCTGACGGTGTTCTTCAGCTACTTCGTCACCATCGGTTTCACGTATGTGCTGTTTTGGTTCTTGGAGTCGACTGGGGAGTTCGCGGGTCTGGATTGGAAAGTGCCGATCTTCCTGTTCACGTTCCTGATCGCCGTTGGCGAAGACTACAACATCTACTTGATGACGCGTATCGATGAGGAACAACAGCGGCGTGGACCGATTGAGGGGATTCGCGTCGCCTTGCTGCGCACGGGCGGCATCATTTCCAGTTGCGGCATCATCATGGCGGGCACATTTTCGTCGCTCGTGCTGGGCGGAACGCTCAAAGGCATGCAGCAGTTGGGGTTTGCGCTGATGTTCGGCGTGTTGTTGGACACGTTCGTCGTCCGGCCGATCCTCGTCCCCGCCTATCTGGTCATGCTACACCGTGGCGATTTTGGCAAATGGACCTGGCTGCTGGGCGGAGGGACGGTCCCGACTGTCGCTGAGCCGAAATCACCGGCAACGGATCTCGAAACGCCCGTCGACAACCAACTTCAAAACGGCTAG
- a CDS encoding phytanoyl-CoA dioxygenase family protein, whose product MPTEISSPSKRSSPLLPDCFSADEIEQFHRDGFIIVPGMGHASTVETMLSVTRTHLEQPIEPVELEADVHYPGAPPSRSAAGGRTVRRLLMAHARHPVFTQWICSPGVAGRLSQLLAAPVVMPLTHHNCIMTKQPQYSSQTHWHQDIRFWSFEQPNLVSLWLALGNETPENGCLSVIPGTHAMQFAPDRFDEGCFLDPTQPQNQELIDRRVDVKLSPGDVLFFHSRTFHAAGNNTTDESKFSVVFTFRPTENRPLPGTRSAALAELMLPVI is encoded by the coding sequence ATGCCCACTGAAATCTCATCTCCCTCGAAACGTTCATCGCCATTGCTGCCGGATTGTTTTTCGGCGGACGAAATCGAACAATTTCACCGTGACGGCTTTATCATCGTCCCGGGAATGGGGCATGCGTCGACTGTGGAAACGATGTTGTCGGTCACCCGCACGCATCTGGAACAACCCATCGAACCTGTGGAGCTTGAGGCCGATGTGCACTACCCCGGTGCCCCTCCCTCACGGTCTGCTGCGGGAGGTCGAACGGTGCGGCGGCTGTTGATGGCCCATGCGCGGCATCCGGTGTTCACACAGTGGATCTGCAGTCCAGGGGTTGCCGGGCGGCTGTCACAATTGTTGGCCGCTCCCGTCGTGATGCCCTTGACCCATCACAATTGCATCATGACCAAACAGCCGCAATACAGCAGTCAGACGCATTGGCATCAGGACATCCGTTTTTGGTCGTTCGAGCAGCCCAATCTGGTCAGCTTGTGGTTGGCGTTAGGGAATGAGACGCCGGAAAACGGCTGCCTGAGCGTGATTCCCGGCACGCACGCGATGCAGTTTGCACCCGATCGGTTCGACGAGGGTTGTTTCTTAGATCCAACCCAGCCGCAAAACCAAGAACTGATTGACCGCCGCGTGGACGTAAAACTTTCACCAGGCGACGTTCTCTTTTTCCACAGCCGCACATTTCATGCAGCGGGAAACAACACGACGGACGAATCAAAATTCTCGGTGGTGTTCACATTCCGCCCGACAGAAAACCGACCTCTGCCAGGAACGCGGTCTGCGGCGCTCGCCGAACTCATGCTGCCGGTGATCTGA
- a CDS encoding efflux RND transporter periplasmic adaptor subunit codes for MADEKKPMTRGWLRVVITIVCCILALLGGGMIFQALASLKEKPQQSEVEEKVYKVDVFETEQIPLGEVISGFGTSRAYREVVLSAEVGGRVVEKHPSLKPGANVVASQVEVDSQGRTRPTPQSLPLVRIDPETYKQRVAQASGRIAEIDAELKVLAEQEANNERLIKKAAADVEVYQSEYQRIEDLGKRGVISKTELTTARLELERYKQSVLNLDNETRLFPVRRLQLERKRATAVSDLETAQLDLARTEIRPPFSGALSEVMVEVGQNLRPGDPLVKLLDLDVIEVPVPLALGDYEKVAALLKAGDNPTVRLARNTTSPAQWTGIIERVSPQADESTRTVEVYIRVENADQPIPLLPGTFVNARIQGPVIPSAIAIPRDCITDGTVYVADDGRAVKRRIERGHTLQSLVLIDEGLEAGDQVILTNLDILDDRAKVDVQQVRRLADELELMEVPLVVPKVAEQERASEDGASQ; via the coding sequence ATGGCGGACGAAAAAAAACCAATGACGCGCGGCTGGCTGCGAGTTGTCATTACGATTGTCTGTTGCATCCTCGCCTTGCTGGGCGGGGGCATGATCTTTCAAGCGCTGGCTAGCCTGAAGGAAAAACCCCAACAAAGCGAAGTCGAGGAAAAGGTCTACAAGGTCGACGTTTTCGAGACGGAGCAAATCCCGCTGGGAGAAGTGATCTCGGGTTTTGGAACGTCGCGGGCTTATCGAGAAGTCGTTCTATCCGCTGAGGTCGGCGGACGGGTCGTTGAGAAGCATCCCTCCTTGAAACCAGGGGCAAACGTCGTTGCCTCGCAGGTCGAGGTCGACAGCCAAGGCCGCACGCGGCCGACTCCCCAGTCGTTGCCGTTGGTCCGTATCGACCCGGAGACCTACAAACAACGCGTGGCGCAGGCATCGGGCCGCATCGCTGAGATCGACGCGGAACTCAAAGTGCTGGCCGAGCAGGAAGCCAATAACGAACGCTTGATCAAAAAAGCCGCTGCCGATGTCGAAGTTTACCAAAGCGAATATCAACGCATTGAGGATCTGGGAAAACGGGGCGTGATCTCCAAAACGGAACTGACGACCGCCCGATTGGAATTGGAGCGGTACAAGCAATCCGTTTTGAATCTGGATAACGAAACCCGGTTGTTTCCCGTCCGTCGACTCCAACTTGAGCGCAAACGGGCGACGGCGGTCTCGGATTTGGAAACAGCGCAGCTCGACCTTGCCCGCACAGAAATCCGGCCACCCTTTAGCGGTGCTCTGAGCGAAGTCATGGTCGAAGTCGGCCAAAACCTGCGTCCCGGCGATCCGTTGGTCAAATTGCTGGACCTGGACGTGATCGAAGTTCCCGTCCCGTTGGCGCTGGGGGACTATGAAAAAGTAGCTGCGTTGTTAAAGGCGGGGGACAACCCCACTGTGAGATTGGCCCGAAATACGACTTCCCCCGCGCAATGGACGGGAATCATCGAACGGGTTTCGCCTCAAGCGGATGAGTCGACGCGAACAGTCGAGGTTTACATTCGCGTGGAAAACGCCGACCAGCCGATCCCCTTGCTTCCCGGCACGTTCGTCAACGCCAGAATCCAGGGACCGGTGATCCCCAGCGCCATCGCCATTCCGCGGGATTGCATCACAGACGGGACGGTCTATGTCGCCGACGACGGCCGCGCTGTGAAACGTCGCATCGAACGCGGCCACACCTTGCAATCGTTAGTATTGATCGACGAAGGGCTGGAAGCGGGCGATCAAGTCATCCTGACCAACCTCGACATCCTCGATGATCGCGCCAAAGTCGACGTCCAACAAGTCCGCAGGTTGGCCGATGAATTGGAATTGATGGAAGTCCCGTTGGTCGTGCCGAAAGTCGCCGAACAAGAACGGGCGTCCGAGGACGGTGCGAGCCAATAG
- a CDS encoding transposase — protein sequence MPQSLVKNLIHLVYSTKHRRPWIHENIRDRLFAYQAGIFLHWESPAIVIGGADDHVHALFALSKNHPLKKIVEEVKKGSSKWMKGEGVTDFYWQNGYAGFSVSESNVADVKKYIENQAEHHRRMTFQDELKLLLQRHRIEFDERYLWD from the coding sequence ATGCCCCAATCCCTGGTCAAGAACCTCATTCACCTCGTCTATAGCACGAAACATCGTCGACCGTGGATACATGAAAACATACGCGACCGTTTGTTCGCCTACCAAGCGGGAATATTCCTGCATTGGGAAAGCCCTGCGATCGTGATTGGGGGTGCCGACGATCATGTGCATGCATTGTTCGCACTGTCAAAAAATCACCCGCTTAAAAAAATCGTCGAAGAGGTTAAGAAAGGGAGTTCGAAATGGATGAAGGGTGAGGGCGTGACGGATTTCTATTGGCAGAATGGCTACGCAGGTTTTTCGGTGAGTGAATCGAACGTTGCGGATGTCAAGAAATACATTGAAAACCAAGCAGAGCATCATCGCCGAATGACATTTCAGGACGAATTGAAGTTGTTATTGCAGCGACATCGAATCGAATTTGATGAACGGTATCTTTGGGATTGA
- a CDS encoding ABC transporter permease, translating into MSVLDRKLSRDLYAVKGLLIAIVAILTVGIAGFVLYLSLYYNLELSRRSYYAQSRMADFWIDIEKIPQLELQRLREIRGISDFRPRINFSVSVDLEGVDRPLSGEVISLPAEPTPVINNIVIRSGGYFTNLRSEEVIVSDAFARARGIKPGDTIHLLLNNRRQELFVVGTAVSPEYVYTMSQGGIFPDANNYGIFFVKHSFAEEVFDFQGAANQVVGLLAPEVRERPQRVLDQIETVLAPYGKPTATALAKQSSNQMVVDQLEKIKIESMILPPIFMVVAISILNVLMMRIAEQQRTIVGTLKAIGVSNWTIFGHYLNFGVIIGLIGGILGVGLGYWLAGIVTEMQAQFFEFPRLINRPYPYILGVGLLLSVLFSVLGTLRGVRAVMRLKPAEAMRPKPPVVGRRTFLERGSFFWRRLDFRWQLVIRSIFRQRVRTATGLFAAMTGASLVFVTMHMMDSFQEIITFQFDKMMLSDYEISLKGEHDFSVVYEAQRLSGVDLVEPVFGVGCTFHNGLHKKKGGITGIVPTARLTVPRDAEGIPVPIPQTGVMLNRQLANMLHVSAGDQLTIVPLKGETREITIPVTRVYESLMGISAFANLEYLNHLVGEETSVTSLQLKVQPGEEARQQLFRELKQFPALQGVGSAREQKMLLEELILGPTIAVVAIMVLFAGLIFCGSVLTASLISLAERQQEIATLRVLGYTPHEVGAIFFRESFLINMLGTAIGLPLGYWLSYVIDEASSTEMLRMPFVIEPRSFWITIVTGVVFTFIAHFPVQWAVRKMDWQRALNVKE; encoded by the coding sequence TTGAGTGTTCTTGATCGCAAATTGAGCCGCGATCTGTATGCGGTCAAGGGGCTGTTGATTGCCATCGTGGCGATTCTCACCGTGGGGATTGCCGGGTTCGTTTTGTACCTGTCGCTGTACTACAACCTGGAACTCTCGCGCCGCAGTTATTACGCACAAAGCCGGATGGCCGATTTTTGGATTGACATCGAAAAAATCCCCCAGCTCGAATTACAGCGCCTGCGGGAAATCCGTGGCATCTCCGATTTTCGACCGCGGATTAACTTCAGCGTCTCGGTCGATCTGGAGGGAGTGGATCGGCCGCTGTCGGGGGAGGTGATTTCCCTGCCCGCTGAGCCGACACCGGTGATCAATAATATTGTGATTCGCAGCGGGGGATACTTCACCAATCTCCGCAGCGAAGAGGTCATCGTCAGCGACGCCTTTGCTCGAGCGCGGGGAATCAAACCGGGCGATACGATTCACCTGTTACTCAACAACCGCCGTCAAGAATTGTTCGTCGTCGGAACGGCTGTAAGTCCCGAGTACGTCTATACGATGTCGCAAGGGGGAATTTTTCCCGATGCGAATAACTACGGCATTTTCTTTGTCAAGCATTCGTTTGCAGAAGAGGTGTTCGATTTCCAAGGAGCGGCCAATCAAGTGGTTGGCCTGCTGGCTCCCGAAGTCCGAGAGCGACCGCAGCGCGTGCTCGATCAAATCGAAACGGTGCTGGCGCCCTATGGGAAACCAACAGCGACGGCGCTGGCCAAACAATCCTCGAACCAGATGGTGGTCGACCAACTGGAGAAGATCAAAATTGAGTCGATGATTTTGCCGCCGATTTTTATGGTGGTCGCCATCTCGATTCTCAACGTGTTGATGATGCGGATTGCCGAGCAACAACGGACGATCGTGGGCACGCTGAAAGCGATCGGTGTCAGTAACTGGACCATCTTCGGTCATTACCTAAATTTTGGTGTGATTATTGGACTGATCGGTGGGATCCTCGGCGTGGGATTGGGTTATTGGTTGGCCGGCATCGTCACAGAAATGCAGGCTCAGTTTTTTGAATTCCCGCGACTGATCAATCGTCCCTATCCGTACATCTTGGGTGTCGGTTTGTTGTTGAGCGTTTTGTTCTCGGTCTTGGGGACGCTCCGAGGCGTGCGGGCGGTGATGCGGCTCAAGCCGGCTGAGGCGATGCGACCCAAGCCGCCGGTCGTGGGACGACGGACGTTTTTAGAACGTGGAAGTTTTTTCTGGCGGCGGCTCGATTTCCGCTGGCAGCTCGTGATCCGCAGCATCTTCCGCCAGCGCGTACGTACTGCCACGGGACTATTCGCTGCGATGACGGGGGCCTCCCTGGTGTTTGTCACCATGCACATGATGGACTCGTTCCAGGAGATCATCACGTTTCAGTTCGATAAAATGATGCTCAGCGATTACGAAATCTCACTGAAAGGGGAGCACGATTTTAGTGTGGTTTATGAGGCACAACGGTTGTCCGGTGTGGATCTTGTCGAACCAGTGTTTGGAGTTGGCTGCACATTTCACAACGGCCTGCACAAGAAAAAAGGGGGCATCACAGGAATCGTCCCGACCGCACGACTGACGGTTCCCCGCGACGCAGAGGGAATCCCCGTTCCCATTCCCCAGACCGGTGTGATGCTGAATCGCCAACTGGCAAACATGCTGCATGTCTCCGCCGGCGATCAATTGACCATTGTTCCGCTCAAAGGGGAGACACGAGAAATCACGATCCCGGTGACGCGTGTTTATGAATCGCTGATGGGCATCTCCGCGTTCGCCAATCTCGAATACTTAAACCATCTCGTGGGAGAAGAGACGTCGGTGACGTCACTCCAATTGAAAGTCCAGCCGGGGGAAGAGGCGCGGCAGCAGTTGTTCCGGGAATTGAAACAGTTCCCCGCTTTGCAGGGCGTCGGCTCGGCGCGCGAGCAAAAGATGTTGTTGGAAGAATTGATCTTGGGTCCCACGATCGCCGTAGTAGCCATCATGGTTCTGTTCGCAGGTTTGATTTTTTGTGGCAGCGTATTGACTGCTTCGCTAATATCCTTAGCCGAACGGCAGCAGGAGATCGCTACGCTGCGGGTGTTGGGATATACGCCGCACGAAGTGGGGGCGATCTTCTTTCGCGAAAGTTTTTTGATCAACATGCTGGGAACAGCCATCGGGTTGCCGTTGGGCTATTGGCTCAGCTACGTGATCGACGAAGCCTCGAGTACTGAAATGTTGCGGATGCCGTTTGTCATCGAGCCGCGTAGTTTTTGGATCACTATTGTCACCGGTGTGGTCTTCACGTTCATCGCGCACTTCCCGGTCCAATGGGCGGTCCGTAAAATGGATTGGCAACGGGCATTGAACGTGAAGGAATGA
- a CDS encoding efflux RND transporter periplasmic adaptor subunit: MLRWIWVVLILGVVAGGVVFFRSPLEVPVDVAIAHKGDIRVYVEERAKTRVPETYRISMPLAGRVLPISLKAGDRVTKGEVVARLDPADLDRDVSQESIRVLGFDRMIETLGNSIKSSQQQLLAREAKLKYAEEEHRRISQLFERKAVPEAEKSEAELLEIESRAELRKDELTHLNYKIALALTQLFRQDQIETQAATQRDRKRAEIHSPVDGVVLEKMESNERVLPSGEVLLEIGQPEKLEVEAEILAQDAVTIQVGFPVEISGAAIGPEPITGKVTRIYPRGFTKVSSLGVEQQRVQVVIAFDPAGLEQLKKAGRKLGIDYRVRVKIFTQQKQDALIIPRSAIFRSTAGNWQAMVVRDGKAQLVDLMIGLANDFEVEVLSGANENEPVILAPDSSLVDGQPVEAILPTESE, encoded by the coding sequence ATGTTACGTTGGATCTGGGTTGTGCTCATCCTGGGAGTTGTTGCCGGGGGTGTGGTGTTTTTCCGCTCGCCGTTGGAAGTTCCGGTCGATGTGGCGATAGCTCACAAGGGGGACATTCGTGTTTACGTCGAGGAGCGGGCGAAAACGCGTGTGCCGGAGACGTATCGTATTTCCATGCCGCTCGCCGGGCGGGTGTTGCCGATTTCGCTTAAAGCGGGGGACCGTGTTACTAAAGGAGAGGTCGTTGCCAGGCTCGATCCGGCGGATCTGGATCGCGATGTCTCGCAAGAATCGATTCGTGTGCTCGGTTTTGATCGCATGATTGAAACGCTGGGGAATAGTATCAAAAGTTCGCAGCAGCAGTTGCTGGCCCGCGAGGCGAAGCTCAAGTATGCCGAAGAGGAACACCGGCGGATCTCACAATTGTTCGAACGCAAGGCGGTTCCCGAGGCTGAAAAGAGCGAAGCGGAATTATTAGAGATTGAAAGCCGTGCGGAACTACGCAAAGACGAGTTGACGCATCTGAACTACAAAATTGCGCTAGCGCTCACGCAGTTGTTTCGGCAGGACCAAATTGAAACGCAAGCCGCAACGCAGCGTGATCGCAAGCGGGCGGAGATTCATAGTCCCGTTGACGGCGTGGTATTGGAAAAAATGGAATCCAACGAACGCGTACTCCCGTCGGGCGAAGTACTGTTGGAAATCGGCCAACCTGAAAAATTGGAGGTCGAAGCGGAAATCTTGGCCCAGGATGCGGTGACCATTCAGGTCGGCTTTCCGGTGGAAATCAGCGGCGCCGCCATTGGCCCCGAACCAATCACCGGCAAGGTGACGCGGATTTATCCGCGCGGTTTCACCAAGGTCTCGTCGCTGGGCGTGGAACAACAACGGGTACAGGTCGTGATCGCGTTTGATCCAGCGGGGCTTGAGCAACTCAAAAAAGCGGGGCGGAAATTGGGTATCGATTATCGTGTCCGCGTCAAGATCTTCACGCAGCAAAAACAAGACGCGCTGATCATTCCCCGCTCAGCGATCTTTCGCAGCACCGCTGGGAATTGGCAAGCGATGGTGGTTCGCGATGGGAAGGCGCAGTTGGTGGACCTCATGATTGGACTGGCCAACGACTTCGAGGTCGAGGTCCTCTCGGGCGCCAACGAAAACGAACCGGTGATCCTCGCCCCCGACTCGTCTCTCGTCGACGGCCAACCGGTCGAAGCGATACTCCCGACCGAGTCAGAATGA